In Patescibacteria group bacterium, the following proteins share a genomic window:
- the thpR gene encoding RNA 2',3'-cyclic phosphodiesterase, protein MIKQRIFIALPLPETFKQELEMVLEKEVQALNLRWVPRQNWHLTLLAPQYWNEAETNLAIETLRNNRKSKAFSLESEKIILAPPNKEKRMVWLVFKNSVEFFNLQKNIVNALLGKEFNLEINLRQEKILHLTLARFDLRKTGKFKFEEKIFNQSFLADKFELWQSVLKPEGAEYQSLASFELL, encoded by the coding sequence TTTTTATTGCTTTGCCTTTGCCGGAAACATTTAAACAAGAGCTGGAAATGGTTTTGGAAAAGGAGGTTCAGGCCTTAAATCTGCGCTGGGTTCCGAGGCAAAACTGGCACTTAACTTTATTGGCGCCGCAGTATTGGAATGAGGCGGAAACAAATTTAGCTATTGAAACATTAAGAAATAATCGGAAATCTAAAGCTTTTAGTCTTGAATCTGAAAAAATTATTTTGGCGCCGCCGAACAAAGAGAAACGAATGGTTTGGCTAGTTTTTAAAAATTCGGTTGAGTTTTTTAATCTCCAGAAAAATATTGTCAATGCTTTGCTTGGCAAGGAGTTTAATCTGGAGATAAATCTGCGCCAGGAAAAGATTCTTCACCTGACCTTAGCCCGATTTGATTTAAGAAAAACCGGTAAGTTCAAGTTTGAAGAAAAAATATTTAACCAAAGTTTTTTAGCAGACAAGTTTGAACTTTGGCAAAGCGTTTTAAAACCAGAAGGGGCAGAATACCAAAGTTTGGCAAGTTTTGAGCTTTTATGA